Proteins encoded within one genomic window of Solenopsis invicta isolate M01_SB chromosome 10, UNIL_Sinv_3.0, whole genome shotgun sequence:
- the LOC105197712 gene encoding uncharacterized protein LOC105197712 isoform X1, with protein sequence MGWALTGLGVALVIVIAAGATLVFCKRYCIGWQFSTRNVWSVCEEWRQRLSWLWAPREEKVGLVKAQHPTAQTIPGLYRQTGNASQHLLHSDSDLRLDAQGAFTRFEAVDRDLHPPLGGSTIPPQPLRPAPQPRPTARPRPSPLQTPSTVDYIRMHEAGPGPLTPPPSLQRGSIRSRAPGPSVFLFQSEPPKNHDPFQSIERSTFVFDNGPAKTIAESIQMTPYSNQNHVDSRLIRYNIEIPDKQYFPLTLIRLQRLKLLSRLYSSFSHRLYRQFEPPSKEPTWLRYGISAPVDNRHDKLNDEDVNRSYGNYEIVQRNHVARPYARNESRGFSDSFNATNSSNATNQMIMESIYGPQTISKLLQNSEELNGDLNRKNSEMQNIEMTPFKSTSGHEEDIDPYTFHGDLSKSHDLQRVSQYIQSLPDLPVYESMNELQARSNRESILFASAIQESIVDETKIASESALSPIPPPPAPPDPSQEITKKSSPTTGERIFSALRSVTSQSYIDASEFYNSILSSAQQVQRLAFPSTSPPFVNDSTEDHLQDAEYLQDMRDIYAETDPDLTGLDGSRRSSDLYSPELNLEAHRTAQEVYNSLQDPPSSPLLLKDHNYEPYTYLSDPSFTRTSEDIFNSLEQRRKSIERLNGIHEYVELDAADPSRRRNSQELYAALEEVQLKRRLSQSLEESYLGHALNDLNNARSGNRRGSLGIEPEPPPDESTLKRAISCESVCSDTSVNLNDLEETPIVGHICVGLEHERWSGRGGDCEFDLAVSVLEARDLVTTDGSPAQDTFVRVCLLPDRETHVQTRLYRRSPSPSYQEKFLFFPEGGPAGRTLLVEVFSDESNIGGGTSLIGEASLKLGPTARPPATTWLPLSGPALPTPHLGELMFSLSYLPTAERLTLVVVKARNLQGASSSPGDFFVKVYLLQQGKKMHKKKTSVKKGEKSPIFNEAIIFSVPAHALQSIQLRLTVSEMNGDQGTKAYSVGHIIIGSTSTGKALAHWRQMLTALRRPVAMWHPLRK encoded by the exons ATGGGTTGGGCACTTACGGGACTTGGAGTAGCTTTGGTTATTGTCATCGCTGCTGGCGCTACACTTGTCTTTTGTAAAAg ATATTGCATCGGATGGCAATTTAGCACCAGGAATGTATGGAGCGTTTGCGAGGAATGGAGACAAAGGCTTTCCTGGCTTTGGGCACCGCGGGAAGAAAAG GTGGGATTGGTAAAGGCTCAGCATCCGACTGCCCAGACAATACCAGGCCTATATCGCCAGACTGGGAATGCCTCTCAACATCTCTTGCATAGCGATAGCGACCTCCGGTTAGATGCACAAGGCGCCTTTACCAG ATTTGAGGCTGTCGACAGGGATCTACATCCGCCTCTCGGAGGCAGCACGATACCACCTCAACCGTTAAGGCCCGCTCCTCAGCCACGGCCGACCGCTCGCCCGAGGCCATCGCCGCTTCAGACACCGAGCACTGTCGACTATATCAGGATGCACGAAGCTGGTCCAGGTCCATTGACGCCCCCGCCGTCGTTGCAAAGAGGATCGATACGATCGAGAGCTCCCGGTCCGTCCGTGTTCCTCTTTCAGAGCGAACCGCCGAAGAATCACGACCCCTTCCAGTCGATCGAGCGTTCCACCTTCGTGTTCGACAATGGTCCTGCGAAGACGATAGCGGAGAGCATCCAAATGACACCTTATTCCAATCAGAACCACGTAGATTCTAGATTAATCAGGTACAATATCGAAATTCCCGATAAACAATATTTCCCTTTAACTTTAATACGATTACAAAGGCTAAAACTATTAAGTCGTCTTTACTCGAGCTTTTCACATCGACTTTACAGGCAATTCGAGCCTCCTTCCAAAGAGCCGACGTGGCTTAGATATGGTATAAGCGCACCCGTAGATAATCGCCATGACAAGTTGAACGACGAGGATGTCAATAGAAGTTATGGCAACTATGAGATTGTCCAGAGGAATCACGTCGCGCGACCATACGCGAGGAACGAGTCCAGAGGGTTTTCGGATAGCTTCAACGCGACGAATTCGTCGAACGCAACCAACCAGATGATCATGGAGTCGATTTATGGACCACAGACCATCTCCAAGTTGCTTCAGAACAGCGAGGAGCTGAACGGCGACCTTAACCGAAAGAATAGCGAAATGCAGAACATCGAGATGACTCCGTTCAAGAGTACTTCCGGCCATGAAGAAGATATCGATCCCTACACGTTTCACGGCGACCTATCCAAGTCGCATGATCTTCAACGAGTCTCTCAGTATATTCAGAGCTTACCTGACCTGCCCGTTTACGAATCCATGAACGAGCTTCAAGCACGCTCGAATCGCGAGTCGATACTGTTCGCCAGCGCGATTCAAGAATCGATCGTAGATGAGACAAAAATCGCGAGCGAGTCTGCTTTGAGCCCGATACCGCCCCCACCCGCACCTCCGGACCCATCCCAGGAGATCACGAAGAAGAGCAGCCCGACAACCGGTGAGAGAATCTTCAGCGCGCTCAGATCAGTCACCTCGCAGAGCTACATAGATGCCTCGGAGTTTTATAA TTCCATACTCTCCTCAGCGCAGCAAGTACAACGACTTGCGTTTCCATCAACATCGCCACCGTTCGTGAACGATAGCACTGAAGATCATTTACAGGATGCCGAATACTTGCAAGATATGCGAGATATTTATGCGGAAACCGATCCTGACCTAACTGGTCTCGATGGCTCGAGACGAAGCTCCGATCTTTATAGTCCCGAATTAAATCTTGAGGCTCATAGAACAGCTCAAGAA GTGTACAATAGCCTACAGGACCCACCGTCGTCTCCTTTATTGCTTAAAGATCACAATTACGAGCCTTATACTTATTTATCAGATCCCAGTTTTACCCGAACGTCAGAG gaTATTTTTAATAGCCTCGAACAAAGACGTAAAAGTATAGAAAGACTGAATGGTATTCACGAATATGTAGAACTTGATGCTGCCGATCCATCCAG GAGAAGGAATAGCCAGGAACTCTATGCCGCCTTGGAGGAGGTGCAATTGAAAAGGCGACTTTCACAG AGCCTAGAGGAGTCGTACCTGGGTCACGCGTTAAACGACCTGAACAACGCCAGGTCGGGAAATCGTCGAGGCTCATTAGGTATTGAGCCGGAACCACCGCCCGACGAATCTACTTTAAAAAGAGCGATTAGTTGCGAGAGCGTATGCTCCGATACTAGCGTCAATCTAAACGACTTGGAGGAAACGCCTATCGTAGGACACATTTGCGTCGGACTCGAACACGAGAGATGGAGTGGTCGCGGAGGCGACTGCGAATTCGATCTGGCTGTAAGCGTCTTGGAAGCCAGGGATCTCGTTACTACCGACGGCTCTCCTGCGCAAGATACTTTTGTTAG GGTGTGTCTACTACCAGACAGAGAGACTCATGTGCAAACGAGACTTTACAGGAGATCTCCGTCGCCTAGTTATCaggagaaatttttattttttcccgaAGGCGGCCCAGCAGGCAGAACCCTTCTCGTTGAG GTATTTTCTGACGAATCTAACATCGGTGGCGGCACCTCTTTAATTGGCGAAGCCAGTTTGAAGCTAGGACCTACAGCGAGACCGCCAGCTACGACTTGGCTGCCACTCAGTGGACCTGCCTTACCTACTCCGCATCTAGGAGAGTTGATGTTCTCTCTCAGTTACCTGCCAACGGCGGAGAGACTCACCCTCGTGGTGGTTAAAGCGCGTAACTTGCAAGGCGCGAGTTCATCACCGGGTGATTTCTTCGTCAAG GTATACCTACTTCAACAAGGGAAAAAGATGCATAAGAAAAAGACATCCGTGAAGAAAGGCGAGAAAAGCCCGATCTTCAACGAGGCGATAATATTCAGTGTGCCAGCGCATGCTTTACAG tcTATACAATTGAGATTGACGGTGTCGGAAATGAACGGAGATCAAGGTACAAAAGCATACTCCGTAGGGCACATCATTATAGGATCTACCTCGACGGGAAAAGCGCTGGCTCACTGGAGACAAATGTTAACGGCCTTGCGACGCCCGGTCGCTATGTGGCATCCTCTCAGGAAGTAG
- the LOC105197712 gene encoding uncharacterized protein LOC105197712 isoform X2 has protein sequence MGWALTGLGVALVIVIAAGATLVFCKRYCIGWQFSTRNVWSVCEEWRQRLSWLWAPREEKVGLVKAQHPTAQTIPGLYRQTGNASQHLLHSDSDLRLDAQGAFTRFEAVDRDLHPPLGGSTIPPQPLRPAPQPRPTARPRPSPLQTPSTVDYIRMHEAGPGPLTPPPSLQRGSIRSRAPGPSVFLFQSEPPKNHDPFQSIERSTFVFDNGPAKTIAESIQMTPYSNQNHVDSRLIRQFEPPSKEPTWLRYGISAPVDNRHDKLNDEDVNRSYGNYEIVQRNHVARPYARNESRGFSDSFNATNSSNATNQMIMESIYGPQTISKLLQNSEELNGDLNRKNSEMQNIEMTPFKSTSGHEEDIDPYTFHGDLSKSHDLQRVSQYIQSLPDLPVYESMNELQARSNRESILFASAIQESIVDETKIASESALSPIPPPPAPPDPSQEITKKSSPTTGERIFSALRSVTSQSYIDASEFYNSILSSAQQVQRLAFPSTSPPFVNDSTEDHLQDAEYLQDMRDIYAETDPDLTGLDGSRRSSDLYSPELNLEAHRTAQEVYNSLQDPPSSPLLLKDHNYEPYTYLSDPSFTRTSEDIFNSLEQRRKSIERLNGIHEYVELDAADPSRRRNSQELYAALEEVQLKRRLSQSLEESYLGHALNDLNNARSGNRRGSLGIEPEPPPDESTLKRAISCESVCSDTSVNLNDLEETPIVGHICVGLEHERWSGRGGDCEFDLAVSVLEARDLVTTDGSPAQDTFVRVCLLPDRETHVQTRLYRRSPSPSYQEKFLFFPEGGPAGRTLLVEVFSDESNIGGGTSLIGEASLKLGPTARPPATTWLPLSGPALPTPHLGELMFSLSYLPTAERLTLVVVKARNLQGASSSPGDFFVKVYLLQQGKKMHKKKTSVKKGEKSPIFNEAIIFSVPAHALQSIQLRLTVSEMNGDQGTKAYSVGHIIIGSTSTGKALAHWRQMLTALRRPVAMWHPLRK, from the exons ATGGGTTGGGCACTTACGGGACTTGGAGTAGCTTTGGTTATTGTCATCGCTGCTGGCGCTACACTTGTCTTTTGTAAAAg ATATTGCATCGGATGGCAATTTAGCACCAGGAATGTATGGAGCGTTTGCGAGGAATGGAGACAAAGGCTTTCCTGGCTTTGGGCACCGCGGGAAGAAAAG GTGGGATTGGTAAAGGCTCAGCATCCGACTGCCCAGACAATACCAGGCCTATATCGCCAGACTGGGAATGCCTCTCAACATCTCTTGCATAGCGATAGCGACCTCCGGTTAGATGCACAAGGCGCCTTTACCAG ATTTGAGGCTGTCGACAGGGATCTACATCCGCCTCTCGGAGGCAGCACGATACCACCTCAACCGTTAAGGCCCGCTCCTCAGCCACGGCCGACCGCTCGCCCGAGGCCATCGCCGCTTCAGACACCGAGCACTGTCGACTATATCAGGATGCACGAAGCTGGTCCAGGTCCATTGACGCCCCCGCCGTCGTTGCAAAGAGGATCGATACGATCGAGAGCTCCCGGTCCGTCCGTGTTCCTCTTTCAGAGCGAACCGCCGAAGAATCACGACCCCTTCCAGTCGATCGAGCGTTCCACCTTCGTGTTCGACAATGGTCCTGCGAAGACGATAGCGGAGAGCATCCAAATGACACCTTATTCCAATCAGAACCACGTAGATTCTAGATTAATCAG GCAATTCGAGCCTCCTTCCAAAGAGCCGACGTGGCTTAGATATGGTATAAGCGCACCCGTAGATAATCGCCATGACAAGTTGAACGACGAGGATGTCAATAGAAGTTATGGCAACTATGAGATTGTCCAGAGGAATCACGTCGCGCGACCATACGCGAGGAACGAGTCCAGAGGGTTTTCGGATAGCTTCAACGCGACGAATTCGTCGAACGCAACCAACCAGATGATCATGGAGTCGATTTATGGACCACAGACCATCTCCAAGTTGCTTCAGAACAGCGAGGAGCTGAACGGCGACCTTAACCGAAAGAATAGCGAAATGCAGAACATCGAGATGACTCCGTTCAAGAGTACTTCCGGCCATGAAGAAGATATCGATCCCTACACGTTTCACGGCGACCTATCCAAGTCGCATGATCTTCAACGAGTCTCTCAGTATATTCAGAGCTTACCTGACCTGCCCGTTTACGAATCCATGAACGAGCTTCAAGCACGCTCGAATCGCGAGTCGATACTGTTCGCCAGCGCGATTCAAGAATCGATCGTAGATGAGACAAAAATCGCGAGCGAGTCTGCTTTGAGCCCGATACCGCCCCCACCCGCACCTCCGGACCCATCCCAGGAGATCACGAAGAAGAGCAGCCCGACAACCGGTGAGAGAATCTTCAGCGCGCTCAGATCAGTCACCTCGCAGAGCTACATAGATGCCTCGGAGTTTTATAA TTCCATACTCTCCTCAGCGCAGCAAGTACAACGACTTGCGTTTCCATCAACATCGCCACCGTTCGTGAACGATAGCACTGAAGATCATTTACAGGATGCCGAATACTTGCAAGATATGCGAGATATTTATGCGGAAACCGATCCTGACCTAACTGGTCTCGATGGCTCGAGACGAAGCTCCGATCTTTATAGTCCCGAATTAAATCTTGAGGCTCATAGAACAGCTCAAGAA GTGTACAATAGCCTACAGGACCCACCGTCGTCTCCTTTATTGCTTAAAGATCACAATTACGAGCCTTATACTTATTTATCAGATCCCAGTTTTACCCGAACGTCAGAG gaTATTTTTAATAGCCTCGAACAAAGACGTAAAAGTATAGAAAGACTGAATGGTATTCACGAATATGTAGAACTTGATGCTGCCGATCCATCCAG GAGAAGGAATAGCCAGGAACTCTATGCCGCCTTGGAGGAGGTGCAATTGAAAAGGCGACTTTCACAG AGCCTAGAGGAGTCGTACCTGGGTCACGCGTTAAACGACCTGAACAACGCCAGGTCGGGAAATCGTCGAGGCTCATTAGGTATTGAGCCGGAACCACCGCCCGACGAATCTACTTTAAAAAGAGCGATTAGTTGCGAGAGCGTATGCTCCGATACTAGCGTCAATCTAAACGACTTGGAGGAAACGCCTATCGTAGGACACATTTGCGTCGGACTCGAACACGAGAGATGGAGTGGTCGCGGAGGCGACTGCGAATTCGATCTGGCTGTAAGCGTCTTGGAAGCCAGGGATCTCGTTACTACCGACGGCTCTCCTGCGCAAGATACTTTTGTTAG GGTGTGTCTACTACCAGACAGAGAGACTCATGTGCAAACGAGACTTTACAGGAGATCTCCGTCGCCTAGTTATCaggagaaatttttattttttcccgaAGGCGGCCCAGCAGGCAGAACCCTTCTCGTTGAG GTATTTTCTGACGAATCTAACATCGGTGGCGGCACCTCTTTAATTGGCGAAGCCAGTTTGAAGCTAGGACCTACAGCGAGACCGCCAGCTACGACTTGGCTGCCACTCAGTGGACCTGCCTTACCTACTCCGCATCTAGGAGAGTTGATGTTCTCTCTCAGTTACCTGCCAACGGCGGAGAGACTCACCCTCGTGGTGGTTAAAGCGCGTAACTTGCAAGGCGCGAGTTCATCACCGGGTGATTTCTTCGTCAAG GTATACCTACTTCAACAAGGGAAAAAGATGCATAAGAAAAAGACATCCGTGAAGAAAGGCGAGAAAAGCCCGATCTTCAACGAGGCGATAATATTCAGTGTGCCAGCGCATGCTTTACAG tcTATACAATTGAGATTGACGGTGTCGGAAATGAACGGAGATCAAGGTACAAAAGCATACTCCGTAGGGCACATCATTATAGGATCTACCTCGACGGGAAAAGCGCTGGCTCACTGGAGACAAATGTTAACGGCCTTGCGACGCCCGGTCGCTATGTGGCATCCTCTCAGGAAGTAG
- the LOC105197712 gene encoding uncharacterized protein LOC105197712 isoform X3, with protein MGWALTGLGVALVIVIAAGATLVFCKRYCIGWQFSTRNVWSVCEEWRQRLSWLWAPREEKVGLVKAQHPTAQTIPGLYRQTGNASQHLLHSDSDLRLDAQGAFTRDLHPPLGGSTIPPQPLRPAPQPRPTARPRPSPLQTPSTVDYIRMHEAGPGPLTPPPSLQRGSIRSRAPGPSVFLFQSEPPKNHDPFQSIERSTFVFDNGPAKTIAESIQMTPYSNQNHVDSRLIRQFEPPSKEPTWLRYGISAPVDNRHDKLNDEDVNRSYGNYEIVQRNHVARPYARNESRGFSDSFNATNSSNATNQMIMESIYGPQTISKLLQNSEELNGDLNRKNSEMQNIEMTPFKSTSGHEEDIDPYTFHGDLSKSHDLQRVSQYIQSLPDLPVYESMNELQARSNRESILFASAIQESIVDETKIASESALSPIPPPPAPPDPSQEITKKSSPTTGERIFSALRSVTSQSYIDASEFYNSILSSAQQVQRLAFPSTSPPFVNDSTEDHLQDAEYLQDMRDIYAETDPDLTGLDGSRRSSDLYSPELNLEAHRTAQEVYNSLQDPPSSPLLLKDHNYEPYTYLSDPSFTRTSEDIFNSLEQRRKSIERLNGIHEYVELDAADPSRRRNSQELYAALEEVQLKRRLSQSLEESYLGHALNDLNNARSGNRRGSLGIEPEPPPDESTLKRAISCESVCSDTSVNLNDLEETPIVGHICVGLEHERWSGRGGDCEFDLAVSVLEARDLVTTDGSPAQDTFVRVCLLPDRETHVQTRLYRRSPSPSYQEKFLFFPEGGPAGRTLLVEVFSDESNIGGGTSLIGEASLKLGPTARPPATTWLPLSGPALPTPHLGELMFSLSYLPTAERLTLVVVKARNLQGASSSPGDFFVKVYLLQQGKKMHKKKTSVKKGEKSPIFNEAIIFSVPAHALQSIQLRLTVSEMNGDQGTKAYSVGHIIIGSTSTGKALAHWRQMLTALRRPVAMWHPLRK; from the exons ATGGGTTGGGCACTTACGGGACTTGGAGTAGCTTTGGTTATTGTCATCGCTGCTGGCGCTACACTTGTCTTTTGTAAAAg ATATTGCATCGGATGGCAATTTAGCACCAGGAATGTATGGAGCGTTTGCGAGGAATGGAGACAAAGGCTTTCCTGGCTTTGGGCACCGCGGGAAGAAAAG GTGGGATTGGTAAAGGCTCAGCATCCGACTGCCCAGACAATACCAGGCCTATATCGCCAGACTGGGAATGCCTCTCAACATCTCTTGCATAGCGATAGCGACCTCCGGTTAGATGCACAAGGCGCCTTTACCAG GGATCTACATCCGCCTCTCGGAGGCAGCACGATACCACCTCAACCGTTAAGGCCCGCTCCTCAGCCACGGCCGACCGCTCGCCCGAGGCCATCGCCGCTTCAGACACCGAGCACTGTCGACTATATCAGGATGCACGAAGCTGGTCCAGGTCCATTGACGCCCCCGCCGTCGTTGCAAAGAGGATCGATACGATCGAGAGCTCCCGGTCCGTCCGTGTTCCTCTTTCAGAGCGAACCGCCGAAGAATCACGACCCCTTCCAGTCGATCGAGCGTTCCACCTTCGTGTTCGACAATGGTCCTGCGAAGACGATAGCGGAGAGCATCCAAATGACACCTTATTCCAATCAGAACCACGTAGATTCTAGATTAATCAG GCAATTCGAGCCTCCTTCCAAAGAGCCGACGTGGCTTAGATATGGTATAAGCGCACCCGTAGATAATCGCCATGACAAGTTGAACGACGAGGATGTCAATAGAAGTTATGGCAACTATGAGATTGTCCAGAGGAATCACGTCGCGCGACCATACGCGAGGAACGAGTCCAGAGGGTTTTCGGATAGCTTCAACGCGACGAATTCGTCGAACGCAACCAACCAGATGATCATGGAGTCGATTTATGGACCACAGACCATCTCCAAGTTGCTTCAGAACAGCGAGGAGCTGAACGGCGACCTTAACCGAAAGAATAGCGAAATGCAGAACATCGAGATGACTCCGTTCAAGAGTACTTCCGGCCATGAAGAAGATATCGATCCCTACACGTTTCACGGCGACCTATCCAAGTCGCATGATCTTCAACGAGTCTCTCAGTATATTCAGAGCTTACCTGACCTGCCCGTTTACGAATCCATGAACGAGCTTCAAGCACGCTCGAATCGCGAGTCGATACTGTTCGCCAGCGCGATTCAAGAATCGATCGTAGATGAGACAAAAATCGCGAGCGAGTCTGCTTTGAGCCCGATACCGCCCCCACCCGCACCTCCGGACCCATCCCAGGAGATCACGAAGAAGAGCAGCCCGACAACCGGTGAGAGAATCTTCAGCGCGCTCAGATCAGTCACCTCGCAGAGCTACATAGATGCCTCGGAGTTTTATAA TTCCATACTCTCCTCAGCGCAGCAAGTACAACGACTTGCGTTTCCATCAACATCGCCACCGTTCGTGAACGATAGCACTGAAGATCATTTACAGGATGCCGAATACTTGCAAGATATGCGAGATATTTATGCGGAAACCGATCCTGACCTAACTGGTCTCGATGGCTCGAGACGAAGCTCCGATCTTTATAGTCCCGAATTAAATCTTGAGGCTCATAGAACAGCTCAAGAA GTGTACAATAGCCTACAGGACCCACCGTCGTCTCCTTTATTGCTTAAAGATCACAATTACGAGCCTTATACTTATTTATCAGATCCCAGTTTTACCCGAACGTCAGAG gaTATTTTTAATAGCCTCGAACAAAGACGTAAAAGTATAGAAAGACTGAATGGTATTCACGAATATGTAGAACTTGATGCTGCCGATCCATCCAG GAGAAGGAATAGCCAGGAACTCTATGCCGCCTTGGAGGAGGTGCAATTGAAAAGGCGACTTTCACAG AGCCTAGAGGAGTCGTACCTGGGTCACGCGTTAAACGACCTGAACAACGCCAGGTCGGGAAATCGTCGAGGCTCATTAGGTATTGAGCCGGAACCACCGCCCGACGAATCTACTTTAAAAAGAGCGATTAGTTGCGAGAGCGTATGCTCCGATACTAGCGTCAATCTAAACGACTTGGAGGAAACGCCTATCGTAGGACACATTTGCGTCGGACTCGAACACGAGAGATGGAGTGGTCGCGGAGGCGACTGCGAATTCGATCTGGCTGTAAGCGTCTTGGAAGCCAGGGATCTCGTTACTACCGACGGCTCTCCTGCGCAAGATACTTTTGTTAG GGTGTGTCTACTACCAGACAGAGAGACTCATGTGCAAACGAGACTTTACAGGAGATCTCCGTCGCCTAGTTATCaggagaaatttttattttttcccgaAGGCGGCCCAGCAGGCAGAACCCTTCTCGTTGAG GTATTTTCTGACGAATCTAACATCGGTGGCGGCACCTCTTTAATTGGCGAAGCCAGTTTGAAGCTAGGACCTACAGCGAGACCGCCAGCTACGACTTGGCTGCCACTCAGTGGACCTGCCTTACCTACTCCGCATCTAGGAGAGTTGATGTTCTCTCTCAGTTACCTGCCAACGGCGGAGAGACTCACCCTCGTGGTGGTTAAAGCGCGTAACTTGCAAGGCGCGAGTTCATCACCGGGTGATTTCTTCGTCAAG GTATACCTACTTCAACAAGGGAAAAAGATGCATAAGAAAAAGACATCCGTGAAGAAAGGCGAGAAAAGCCCGATCTTCAACGAGGCGATAATATTCAGTGTGCCAGCGCATGCTTTACAG tcTATACAATTGAGATTGACGGTGTCGGAAATGAACGGAGATCAAGGTACAAAAGCATACTCCGTAGGGCACATCATTATAGGATCTACCTCGACGGGAAAAGCGCTGGCTCACTGGAGACAAATGTTAACGGCCTTGCGACGCCCGGTCGCTATGTGGCATCCTCTCAGGAAGTAG
- the LOC105197709 gene encoding vacuolar protein-sorting-associated protein 36, with product MNRFEYADSRFMPNEVFVRRDTVVRLYDGDAKTNFESGELILTSHRILWGRPGDISRGNTCLSLSLRHIVFFEEENPGPFAFGRSKKIVLHLSEPAVDKMPGPADNSLYNYVKLSFKEGLDPNFIIQLSDTIMRQIWEFTPATGLIVNDNQGNSKLLPHIKTRTGIIGIERSLQEKQKETDESISLAFQDLRKLMDMAKDMVAVSKTISAKIRARQGDITEDETVRFKAYLMSLGIDDPVTRDAYKSSNEYIEQLAKQLACILEEPIKEVGGMMTLTDVYCRVNRARGLELLSPEDLLHASRQLGPLGLPIVLRSFDSGVMVLQIRSHNDNAIADCISELLKEKGSMTAEDLAQSEGISVLLARERLLVTEKYGKACRDDSIEALRFYPNLFLEEISSE from the exons ATGAACAGGTTCGAGTATGCCGATTCTCGGTTTATGCCGAATGAGGTTTTCGTGAGACGCGACACGGTCGTGCGACTTTATGATGGTGATGCGAAG ACAAATTTCGAAAGTGGCGAATTAATCCTAACTAGTCACAGAATACTCTGGGGCAGGCCCGGTGATATCTCACGAGGTAATACTTGTTTGTCGTTGTCGCTTAGACATATCGTTTTCTTTGAAGAGGAGAATCCCGGTCCATTTGCCTTTGGGCGTAGTAAGAAGATTGTGCTACATCTTTCGGAACCAGCTGTTG ATAAGATGCCTGGTCCAGCAGACAATAGCTTGtacaattatgttaaattatcatTCAAAGAGGGTCTAGAcccaaattttataatacaattgtcAGATACTATTATGAGACAAATATGGGAGTTTACACCTGCCACTGGATTAATTGTGAATGATAATCAGGGAAACTCAAAACTGCTACCTCACATAAAAACGAGAACGGGTATCATAGGCATTGAAAGAAGTCTACAGGAGAAACAGAAAGAAACGGACGAAAGTATATCGTTGGCATTTCAAGATCTTAGAAAGCTTATGGACATGGCTAAAGATATGGTGGCTGTCTCAAAGACCATTTCAGCTAAAATAAGG GCAAGGCAAGGAGATATAACAGAGGATGAAACTGTCAGATTTAAGGCTTACTTAATGAGCTTGGGCATCGACGATCCGGTAACGAGAGATGCATACAAGAGCAGTAACGAGTATATTGAACAATTGGCAAAGCAGCTTGCATGTATCTTAGAAGAGCCGATAAAG GAAGTAGGTGGCATGATGACCCTCACAGACGTTTACTGCCGTGTAAACAGAGCGAGAGGTTTGGAGCTTTTATCCCCTGAAGATTTATTACACGCCAGCAGACAATTAGGGCCATTAGGTTTGCCAATTGTGTTAAGAAGTTTTGATAGCGGTGTTATGGTTCTTCAAATTCGTTCTCACAATGATAATGCTATTGCCGATTGTATATCGGAATTG ttgaagGAAAAGGGATCTATGACGGCCGAGGATCTTGCACAATCGGAGGGTATATCAGTATTATTAGCGCGCGAACGATTACTAGTCACGGAGAAATATGGCAAAGCTTGCAGGGACGATTCGATAGAAGCTCTGAGATTCTATCCCAATctatttttagaagaaatatCTAGTGAATAA